Below is a window of Culturomica massiliensis DNA.
CTTGTGATACCTTGGATTACACTTATCTGAATGTGCATTACCGCCAATTGGTACGAAAAGATAAACTTGATCCTGATAATTTGACGAGATCGAATATGGTATTGCAAATCGGGAAACAAATATCAAGGTATTCCAATTATACTTATTTGGTTAATGATTCCATTATGACGGAAGAAATGAAACGGCCGGAATTAAGTACGATGAAAATTGTGAATAATGCTTTGGTACGGACTAAAAAAGCAGGAGATAGAAGTATTGTAATAAAAAATTATCCAAAAGGGCAGTATTGGGTTCAAATCCCGGTTTTATTGAATCGATATATTTATACAGAACCGGAGCCGGAGTTTGACTGGAACTTTTCGCCGGATACACTGACAGTGTTAGGGTATTTGTGTAAAAAAGCCACCTGTTTGTTCCGGGGGCGTTATTATACAGCCTGGTATGCTCCGGATATACCGTTATCAAACGGTCCCTGGAAGTTTAACGGCTTGCCGGGGCTGATCCTGAAAGTGGAAGATGCGGACCGGGATTATTCTTTTGAATGTACGGCTCTATACCGGGTTGATTGGAAAAGTCCCATCTATTTAAGTAAAAGGAAAAAAGATATTGAAACGACCCGTGAAAAATTCCGACAGGCAGAAAAAGCAGCGATGAATAATCCGAATGCCGTTATCGGTAATTCCGGTCTTGTGACGGTACCGAAAGGCGAGAAAATAGTAACGAAAATACTTCCCTATAATCCGATAGAGTTGGAATAGAGAGAAATATTTACGATTTATGATTTACGATTTAGAGGAGTTTTATAAGGATTTTAAATTTTAGATTAACACACAGGCTGCCCCAGAAAAAGAGCGGTTGTTGATTTATGATCTTTCAAAACAGCTTCTTAAACTTTATGAGTTATGAAAAAGATGTTAGTTTTATTATTGTTTGTGTTAGGAATGGTGTTAAGTGCATCGGCTTATACTGTCGCTATTTCATTATCCTGTGGAAAAACTGTTATGACAGATTATGATGCTGTTAAGGATCCTAAAGATATGACAGATTTTATCAAAGTAATGACAGAAATTCATTGTAAATAAGTGCTTTTACTCATTAGAGTGTTGTGTGGAAAGTTTGTATGACGGTTAATTGTCGAGTATAAGCTTTCTACACTATAATAAACTTTTAGATGTAATCTACAACAGGATGAAAAATATAATC
It encodes the following:
- a CDS encoding GLPGLI family protein, with translation MRYIYLLVFFFSLNLSLHAQKVVFLGGEQDAPRKMDPCDTLDYTYLNVHYRQLVRKDKLDPDNLTRSNMVLQIGKQISRYSNYTYLVNDSIMTEEMKRPELSTMKIVNNALVRTKKAGDRSIVIKNYPKGQYWVQIPVLLNRYIYTEPEPEFDWNFSPDTLTVLGYLCKKATCLFRGRYYTAWYAPDIPLSNGPWKFNGLPGLILKVEDADRDYSFECTALYRVDWKSPIYLSKRKKDIETTREKFRQAEKAAMNNPNAVIGNSGLVTVPKGEKIVTKILPYNPIELE